In one Apteryx mantelli isolate bAptMan1 chromosome 33, bAptMan1.hap1, whole genome shotgun sequence genomic region, the following are encoded:
- the LOC106495068 gene encoding keratin, type II cytoskeletal 5-like has product MNRQTYSMRAGGGGKSFSAASAIIPSSNRASFCSISMARSGGGGGGFGRLIGGGGGGGSCAGFGSKSLYNLGGTKRISIGVGSSFRAAFGGGAGGGSGLGSGGAGGGLGLGLGSGGGGGGGYGFGGSAGGLGFGGGHGGGGGFCFGGVGGLGGFSGGLGGGRSLGGFGVGPPGVGTIQEVTVNQSLLAPLNLEIDPNIQQVRKDEKEQIKTLNNKFASFIDKVRFLEQQNKVLETKWTLLQEQGQKNNTGKTNMDPLFEAYINNLKRQLASLLNERGRMDGELKNMQDLVEDFKNKYEEEINRRTVAENEFVVLKKDVDAAYMIKVELEAKVDALTDELNFLRALYDAELAQLSAQVSDTAVILSMDNNRDLDLSSIIAEVKAQYEDIANRSRAEAEAWYQTKFEELQATAGKHGDDLRNTKGEISELSRLIQRIRSEIENMRSQCATLQTAIGDSEERGELALKDARAKMIELEDALQKAKADMARQLHEYQELMNIKLALDIEIATYRKLLEGEESRLSGEGLNPIGYSVISSSSGMAGGGGGFGGLSLSGGGGGSSFGLGGGGCGGGYSFGSGGLGLGGGGGGLGGGYGGGSGLGLGGGSSLGIASGHGYGGGGGGGSGLSTSGGNFSSGSAKGTNPGVKIISKTSSSKKSIKSQSLKNAVQPE; this is encoded by the exons ATGAACCGGCAAACTTACAGCATGAGAGCTGGAGGTGGAGGCAAAAGTTTCAGCGCTGCCTCAGCTATTATTCCAAGTAGCAACAGGGCTAGCTTTTGTTCAATATCTATGGCACGATctggaggaggtggaggtggtTTTGGAAGGCTCATTGGAGGAGGTGGCGGCGGTGGCAGTTGTGCTGGTTTTGGCAGCAAGAGCCTCTACAACCTTGGTGGTACCAAGAGAATTTCCATTGGGGTTGGAAGCAGCTTCCGGGCTGCTTTTGGAGGTGGAGCTGGTGGCGGCTCTGGCCTGGGAAGTGGCGGAGCTGGTGGTGGTCTTGGACTTGGTCTTGGcagtggaggtggtggtggtggaggataTGGCTTTGGTGGAAGTGCTGGTGGGCTTGGTTTTGGTGGCGGACATGGAGGTGGTGGAGGCTTTTGCTTTGGTGGAGTAGGTGGACTGGGAGGATTCAGCGGAGGGCTGGGTGGTGGCAGAAGTCTGGGAGGATTTGGTGTTGGCCCACCTGGAGTCGGTACAATCCAAGAAGTGACCGTCAACCAGAGTCTCCTGGCACCCCTGAACCTGGAGATTGATCCAAACATCCAGCAGGTGCGAAAAGATGAGAAGGAGCAAATcaagaccctcaacaacaaattTGCTTCTTTCATTGACAAG GTTCGCTTCCTGGAGCAGCAGAACAAGGTGCTTGAGACCAAATGGACCCTCCTGCAGGAGCAGGGTCAAAAAAACAATACAGGCAAAACCAACATGGACCCACTCTTTGAGGCTTACATCAACAACCTGAAACGGCAGCTGGCCAGCCTGCTGAACGAGCGGGGACgcatggatggggagctgaagaACATGCAAGACCTCGTTGAGGATTTCAAGAACAA ATACGAAGAGGAAATCAACCGGCGCACAGTAGCGGAGAATGAATTTGTGGTCCTTAAAAAG GATGTGGATGCTGCCTACATGATTAAGGTGGAGCTTGAGGCCAAAGTGGATGCCCTGACTGATGAACTTAACTTCCTCCGAGCCCTCTATGATGCG gagctggctcagctcAGTGCACAGGTGTCCGACACCGCTGTCATTCTGTCAATGGACAACAACCGGGACCTGGACCTCAGCAGCATCATAGCTGAAGTCAAAGCTCAGTACGAAGACATTGCTAACAGGAGCCGGGCAGAGGCTGAGGCTTGGTACCAAACCAAG TttgaggagctgcaggccaccgcTGGGAAGCACGGAGATGACCTGCGCAATACAAAGGGAGAAATCTCAGAGCTCAGCCGACTGATCCAGCGAATCCGGTCAGAGATAGAGAACATGAGAAGCCAG TGTGCCACCCTGCAGACAGCCATCGGAGACTCCGAGGAGCGCGGGGAGCTGGCCCTCAAGGATGCTAGGGCAAAGATGATTGAGCTGGAAGACGCCCTGCAGAAAGCCAAAGCTGACATGGCCCGGCAGCTCCACGAGTACCAGGAGCTCATGAACATCAAACTGGCCCTGGACATTGAGATTGCTACCTACAGGAAgctgctggagggagaggagagcag GCTGAGCGGAGAGGGACTGAACCCCATCGGCTACT CTGTGATCAGCTCcagctctggcatggctggcggaggaggaggatttggtgGACTGAGTCTAAGTGGAGGAGGTGGCGGAAGCAGTTTCGGTCTTGGAGGAGGCGGTTGTGGTGGAGGCTACAGCTTTGGAAGTGGAGGACTTGGTCtcggaggtggtggtggtggtctcgGAGGTGGATATGGAGGAGGAAGTGGTCTTGGCCTGGGAGGAGGCAGCAGTCTTGGCATCGCAAGTGGTCATGGctacggaggaggaggaggaggtggcagcgGGCTGAGCACCAGTGGAGGGAATTTCAGCTCTGGAAGTGCAAAAGGCACCAACCCAGGTGTGAAAATCATCTCCAAAACTTCCTCCagcaaaaaaagcataaaaagccAAAGCCTGAAGAATGCTGTGCAGCCCGAGTAA
- the LOC106495067 gene encoding keratin, type II cytoskeletal 4-like: MSRQCYTSSSLLGRRGFSSASAVCGLGRGNSSSASVCQPVGRRCGIGGFSSRSVCDLGRGQRISFGGNCRSGVYGGAGVGRCGVAYGGGRFGVGTVIGFGNCGSYGGLGNYRGLGDGVAIGGYGGGIGIGLAGGRSEGIRGVSIHPELLKPLCVGVDPEECQVRTHEKEQIKNLNNQFACFIDKVRLLEQQNKVLTTKWELLQQYVLPASRRNLEPVFENFICNLRKQLECVLGERERLENEERCLRDLVQEYKCKYEDEINKRTAAENEFVVLKKDVDCLYLTKEELEVRVGLLRQQLEFLKCIYAEERAQLDCQLCDTSVIVQMDNSRDLDMEGIIKSVECCYEEIAQKSKAEVEAFYQTRLEELHSSRGKFCDDLRNNQSEIAELNRMIQKLQCESDNVKKQIAALQTAICDAEQRGDCALKDARQKLIDLQTALQQAKDKMACLLRDYQELLNVKLALDIEIATYRTLLEGEESRICTGNPVSVAVVSGGGTVGECRTLSGIGGKCTVKTGGVSSGLGVVSSFGVGGTGFSARSVDCLPRVGGGFGARSAVSCVGREVISGADAVQCSPGVANLGSVVCAGVEQCNPGGVIIPGAGVCATGNRYNTAMRVVRTTR, translated from the exons ATGAGTCGACAGTGCTACACCTCCAGCTCTCTCCTGGGAAGAAGGGGTTTTTCCTCTGCTTCTGCCGTCTGCGGCCTTGGCAGGGGCAACAGCAGCTCAGCCTCTGTCTGCCAGCCGGTGGGAAGAAGATGTGGAATTGGTGGCTTCAGCAGCCGCAGCGTCTGTGACCTGGGACGAGGGCAAAGGATTTCCTTTGGCGGGAACTGCCGGAGCGGGGTCTACGGAGGCGCCGGCGTGGGACGTTGTGGTGTAGCTTATGGTGGAGGACGCTTTGGTGTGGGCACTGTCATTGGGTTTGGTAACTGCGGAAGCTACGGAGGCCTGGGCAACTACAGAGGCCTTGGGGACGGTGTTGCTATCGGAGGCTACGGCGGTGGCATCGGCATCGGACTTGCTGGAGGTAGATCTGAAGGCATCCGGGGCGTCAGCATCCACCCGGAGCTCCTCAAGCCCCTCTGCGTAGGGGTTGACCCGGAGGAATGCCAAGTGCGGACCCACGAGAAAGAGCAGATAAAGAACCTCAACAACCAGTTTGCCTGCTTCATTGACAAG GTCCGACTGCTGGAGCAGCAGAACAAAGTGTTGACCACCAagtgggagctgctgcagcagtATGTTCTTCCAGCTTCCCGGAGAAACCTGGAGCCGGTTTTCGAAAATTTCATCTGCAACCTGAGGAAGCAGCTGGAGTGTGTGCTGGGGGAGCGAGAGaggctggaaaatgaggagcggtGCCTGAGGGACCTGGTTCAAGAGTACAAGTGCAA ATATGAAGATGAGATCAACAAGCGCACAGCTGCAGAGAACGAGTTTGTGGTGCTCAAGAAG GACGTGGACTGTCTTTACCTGACgaaggaggagctggaggtgagGGTGGGCCTGCTGCGGCAGCAGCTGGAGTTCCTGAAGTGCATCTACGCTGAG GAGAGAGCTCAGCTGGATTGCCAGCTGTGCGACACCTCTGTCATCGTGCAAATGGACAACAGCCGGGACCTGGACATGGAGGGCATCATCAAAAGTGTTGAGTGCTGCTATGAGGAGATTGCCCAGAAGAGCAAGGCTGAAGTCGAGGCTTTCTATCAAACCAGA CTGGAGGAGCTCCACAGCAGCAGAGGCAAGTTCTGCGATGACCTGAGAAACAACCAGAGCGAGATAGCCGAGCTGAACCGGATGATCCAGAAGCTGCAGTGCGAGTCAGATAACGTGAAGAAACAG ATTGCAGCTCTGCAGACGGCCATCTGCGATGCAGAGCAGCGGGGCGACTGTGCCCTCAAAGATGCCCGGCAGAAGCTGATCGACCTGCAGACCGCCCTGCAGCAGGCCAAGGACAAAATGGCATGCTTGCTGAGAGACTACCAGGAGCTGCTGAATGTCAAGCTGGCTCTGGATATTGAGATAGCCACATATAGGACACTGCTGGAAGGAGAAGAGAGCAG GATATGTACCGGCAACCCAGTGAGTGTAG CTGTGGTCAGCGGTGGTGGCACAGTAGGAGAGTGCAGAACCCTATCTGGAATCGGAGGCAAATGCACAGTGAAGACAGGAGGGGTCAGTTCCGGATTAGGAGTGGTTTCCTCCTTCGGTGTTGGCGGCACCGGATTTAGCGCCCGCAGCGTAGACTGCCTGCCCAGAGTGGGGGGCGGATTTGGGGCGAGGAGCGCGGTGAGCTGCGTGGGTCGGGAAGTGATCTCCGGGGCGGATGCGGTGCAGTGCTCCCCCGGCGTGGCCAACCTGGGAAGCGTCGTGTGTGCCGGTGTGGAGCAGTGCAACCCGGGAGGTGTCATCATTCCCGGGGCGGGGGTCTGTGCCACTGGGAACAGGTACAATACAGCCATGCGTGTAGTCAGAACAACCCGGTAG